GGAGGAATAATATTTCTAATATGACTACGAGACATAATGTTAATTGGAAAAATAGATAGAGAGTATTATTCTTTCCCATCCCCACTCGCTGCGCTCATAATTAACCAGTAAAATCATACTGGAGATTTAGTGGCGTCGATTAGTGGATTCCTTTGCTTATTGATTTGTTATACTAATTTTGAGGGGAGTGGGATAGTTGATAATTCTGTTTTAGAAATAATTAAAATAGGGTCTCTCTTAGATCTAGTATGCTAGATGAACACAAAATAGGGGATAAGATTAAAGTCTCGGAATTCATTAAAAGAGTTAAGCAATTCGGGATAGGGAACATTGAAACGACGGCCCATACATTCTTTAGGTTAAGTCAAAGGCAAAGGAAGATCTATACAGAAGACTCGCTGAAAGAAATAGTATTTAATGAAACTCCCTTAGAGATTGGGGTTGAAAAAAATGGAAACTGTGCAGTAATATACAATTTTGATAAAGGGGAAGCTTTATTAAAAATCATCATTAGTCTTGGTTCTAACAAAATTTATATAGTCACATTTTATATTTTAAATAAGAAGCAAAAGGAAAATTTTGAAAATGGAAAAATCTCTAAATAAGGTTGGTCAGTTTGATTATGATTATGCTAATGATATTCTCTTCTTCAAAGTAAAAGATAGGGAATATTCCCATTCTGTAGAATTATCTAGCCTGGTAATTGATTTTGATGAGGAAAACTTCATAGTTGGTTTACAGATTATGAATGCTTCAGAAGTATTTCAACTATCAAAGAAGATTTTATTGGGGGTTAGTGGCTTTAATATGCAAGCAAAAATTGTGGATGGTGCGATTCAAATAAATCTGTCTTTTGGAATGGTTGAGAGAAACAAGCAGATGATAGAATATAAGCCTATTATTTTCGATAGAGTTGGTCCAGAAGTTCCCGATTCAAAAATATCTTGTATAGCATAGGTTAGTGGATTCCTTTGCTTATTGATTTGTTATATTTGTTTTTTAGGAAGGGAAAGTGTTTTCTTTTGTAGTGCTAAAAAATATTTATATAGTTCATTTACATGATTAAGTTAATAAAGAGGTCAAATGGAAAATCAAGTATTGTCCCTAACTCCTTGGAAGAATTATTCTAAGAAAGATTATCATAAATTGCATTCTTTGTGTAGCTATATGGCGATGTTCCCTCCTTCCCTTCCAAATCATTTTATTAAAAAATATTCTAAAGAGGGCGAGTCTGTGTTTGATCCTTTTTCAGGAAGGGGAACTACTGTATTAGAAGCATGCCTAAATAACAGAGTTGGTATTGGAAATGATAGAAATCCTCTTGCATTCTTATTGACAAAAGTGAAAAGCAATCCTCCGAGCAAACAGAGAATCCTCTCAAAAATAGATAGTTTGGAAAGAGAATTTGATCCTGAGAAAATAGATATTAATCAGGAGAAAGATCATATAAGAATGCTTTTTCATGATTCCACATTAAAACAACTGATTTTTCTTAGGTCCAGATTAGATTGGAAAAATAAAAATCTAGATGCTTTCATATCTGCAATCATAACAGGTTCGATTCATGGCGGTAGTGAAAGCTATTTTTCGATCAGCATGCCTAGTGCATTCTCTATGTCTCCAAATTATATAAAAAAATATATCCAGGAGCATAATTTAGAAAAACCAAGAAGGGATGTTTTTAATATTCTGAGAAAAAAGGTAGAGAAGAATTATCAAAAACCATTGATGGCCAAAGGAAAGGCCTATAATTTAGATGTAGCAAATATCTATAGGCTAGAAGATTCTTCTGTAGACCTTATTATAACTTCCCCTCCTTACACTAAGGTAATAAAATATGGGCAGTTCAATTGGATTCGACTCTGGTTTCTTGGAAAAAATGCAAGAGATGTAGATAAAAAATTGTTTTTCACACAATCTCTTATAAAATATAGAGGATTTATGTTCGGAGCTCTAGAAGAATTAAAAAGAGTTTTAAAACCGAGGAAAAAATTGGTTTTGGTAATCGGAGATATAAAGGAAAAAAATCTTGCCCAAGATATTTGGGAAAATTGTGCTAAACCGTTAGGTTTTAAATTAATGGATAATATTGAGGACAAAATAAATGATAATAGTAAAGTCAGTAAGATTTGGGGACAGAAAAGAGGAAATGTTACTAAGATAGATAGAATTTTGGTCTTGGAAAAATGATTATTGCCTTCTTATGGCTTTGAATTGATCCATAAATCTCTCTTCTATGGTGGAGAGAAATTCTTCCAATAAATTTAGAATATTCTTTG
The Bacteroidota bacterium DNA segment above includes these coding regions:
- a CDS encoding DUF2283 domain-containing protein — encoded protein: MEKSLNKVGQFDYDYANDILFFKVKDREYSHSVELSSLVIDFDEENFIVGLQIMNASEVFQLSKKILLGVSGFNMQAKIVDGAIQINLSFGMVERNKQMIEYKPIIFDRVGPEVPDSKISCIA
- a CDS encoding site-specific DNA-methyltransferase, with the translated sequence MENQVLSLTPWKNYSKKDYHKLHSLCSYMAMFPPSLPNHFIKKYSKEGESVFDPFSGRGTTVLEACLNNRVGIGNDRNPLAFLLTKVKSNPPSKQRILSKIDSLEREFDPEKIDINQEKDHIRMLFHDSTLKQLIFLRSRLDWKNKNLDAFISAIITGSIHGGSESYFSISMPSAFSMSPNYIKKYIQEHNLEKPRRDVFNILRKKVEKNYQKPLMAKGKAYNLDVANIYRLEDSSVDLIITSPPYTKVIKYGQFNWIRLWFLGKNARDVDKKLFFTQSLIKYRGFMFGALEELKRVLKPRKKLVLVIGDIKEKNLAQDIWENCAKPLGFKLMDNIEDKINDNSKVSKIWGQKRGNVTKIDRILVLEK